A section of the Metabacillus endolithicus genome encodes:
- the dnaG gene encoding DNA primase, with translation MGNRIPEELLEKIQRTSDIVDVISEYVQLKKQGRNYFGLCPFHGEKSPSFSVSADKQIFHCFGCGAGGNVFSFLMQHEGYTFIEAAQHLADKAGIDLPSLSPVDQNQGKVASKSTDKMVEAHELLKKFYHHLLVNTKEGQPALDYLLNRGFTKETIDAFEIGYSLDSWDFISKFLEKRGFDLSLMEEAGLLVKKNNSDNEFFDRFRNRIMFPIMDHHGNTIAFSGRVLGDEKPKYLNSPETKIFNKSKLLYNFHRARLHIRKNQQVVLFEGFADVISSTRAGVEQAIATMGTSLTEEQAKIIRRNVSEVIICYDSDSAGIEATMRASKILKAAGCNIKVAMVPDGMDPDDYIKKFGEEKFKHDVIGASVPIMTFKMTYYRRGKNLHNEGERLQYIDSVLTELSRIENAVEKEIYLKQLSSEFDLSMDVLKEQTFQKEKQISKQQPPQQQNKMSQQQPKRVPIQSKRLLPAFHTAERMLIGHMLRSKDIAEKVLDRLGLQFNIEEHKAIVTYLYGFYEEGNEENVSSFLSRLPNPELQHTVSNIAMITLNSEVTEQELSDYIKQVLNHQKMLMIKEKEIEKNEAERNKQFKEAAQIAMEIIQLKQALKS, from the coding sequence ATGGGAAATCGAATTCCCGAGGAATTACTCGAAAAAATACAAAGAACTTCTGACATTGTTGATGTGATAAGTGAATATGTTCAATTGAAGAAACAAGGACGGAATTATTTTGGGTTATGTCCGTTTCATGGTGAAAAGTCACCTTCGTTCTCTGTTTCAGCTGATAAGCAAATATTCCATTGCTTTGGATGTGGTGCTGGAGGGAATGTCTTTTCTTTTCTTATGCAACATGAAGGATATACTTTCATAGAAGCAGCACAGCACTTAGCAGACAAGGCTGGAATCGATTTGCCTTCTCTTTCGCCAGTTGATCAAAATCAAGGGAAAGTTGCTTCGAAAAGTACAGACAAAATGGTTGAAGCGCATGAGCTGTTAAAGAAATTTTACCACCATTTGTTAGTAAACACAAAAGAAGGTCAACCTGCATTAGATTACTTATTGAATAGAGGATTTACAAAAGAAACAATCGATGCGTTTGAAATTGGCTATTCTCTAGATTCTTGGGACTTTATTTCAAAGTTTTTAGAAAAAAGAGGGTTTGACCTTTCATTAATGGAGGAAGCAGGGTTACTTGTTAAAAAAAATAACTCTGACAATGAATTTTTTGACCGATTTAGGAATCGAATCATGTTCCCAATTATGGATCATCATGGTAATACAATTGCTTTTTCAGGAAGAGTGCTTGGTGACGAAAAACCTAAATACTTAAATAGCCCAGAGACGAAAATATTTAATAAAAGCAAGCTGCTTTATAATTTTCACCGTGCAAGATTACATATTCGGAAAAATCAACAAGTTGTCCTATTCGAAGGATTTGCCGATGTTATTTCTTCAACACGTGCTGGTGTGGAACAGGCAATTGCGACAATGGGAACCTCTTTAACAGAAGAACAGGCAAAAATCATACGAAGAAATGTATCTGAAGTGATAATATGTTATGATTCTGATTCTGCCGGAATTGAAGCAACCATGAGAGCTTCTAAGATATTAAAGGCAGCAGGATGTAACATAAAGGTTGCAATGGTTCCAGATGGTATGGACCCTGATGACTACATCAAAAAGTTCGGAGAAGAGAAATTCAAACATGATGTAATAGGGGCAAGTGTACCGATCATGACATTTAAAATGACTTATTATCGAAGAGGAAAAAATCTTCATAATGAGGGGGAGAGACTTCAATATATAGATTCTGTTCTTACCGAACTATCTAGAATTGAGAATGCTGTTGAAAAAGAAATTTACTTAAAACAATTATCCTCGGAATTTGACCTGTCAATGGATGTGTTGAAGGAGCAAACTTTTCAGAAGGAAAAACAAATAAGTAAACAGCAGCCTCCGCAGCAACAAAATAAAATGTCTCAGCAGCAGCCAAAAAGAGTGCCTATTCAATCAAAGCGGTTATTACCAGCATTTCATACGGCTGAAAGAATGTTGATAGGACATATGCTAAGAAGTAAAGATATTGCTGAAAAGGTTCTTGATCGGCTTGGTCTCCAATTTAATATTGAAGAGCACAAGGCAATTGTCACTTATTTATATGGTTTTTATGAGGAAGGAAATGAAGAAAATGTAAGTTCTTTTCTTTCTAGATTACCAAACCCTGAATTACAACATACCGTATCCAACATTGCGATGATTACCTTAAACTCTGAAGTAACTGAACAGGAGTTATCTGATTATATAAAACAGGTGTTGAATCATCAAAAAATGTTAATGATAAAAGAAAAAGAAATTGAAAAAAATGAAGCTGAACGAAACAAGCAATTTAAAGAAGCGGCTCAGATTGCAATGGAAATTATTCAATTAAAACAAGCTCTAAAATCATAA
- a CDS encoding pyruvate, water dikinase regulatory protein — MSYQLIYVVSDSVGETAELVVKAAASQFNGASANTKIKRIPYVEDRGTIIEVLSLAKQEKAIVCFTLVVPELREFLIEEATRQGVVYYDIIGPLIDKMETSYGITAKYEPGRVRKLDDDYFKKVEAIEFAVKYDDGRDPRGILKADIVLIGVSRTSKTPLSQYLAHKRFKVANVPIVPEVEPPEELYKVSAQKCIGLRIMPEKLNNIRKERLKSLGLNDEAFYANIDRIKEELNYFDKVVEKIGCKVVDVSNKAVEETANIIANFMNNQN, encoded by the coding sequence ATGAGTTATCAATTGATTTATGTAGTTTCGGACTCTGTGGGTGAAACTGCTGAACTAGTAGTTAAGGCAGCAGCAAGTCAATTTAATGGAGCATCAGCTAATACGAAAATCAAAAGAATTCCCTACGTTGAGGATAGAGGAACAATTATTGAGGTTCTTTCGTTGGCAAAGCAGGAAAAAGCTATTGTGTGCTTCACATTAGTTGTACCAGAATTAAGAGAATTTCTCATTGAAGAAGCAACAAGACAAGGTGTTGTTTATTATGACATCATTGGTCCCCTTATTGATAAGATGGAAACTTCTTATGGGATAACTGCAAAATATGAGCCAGGAAGAGTACGGAAGTTAGATGATGATTATTTTAAAAAGGTTGAGGCTATTGAATTTGCTGTTAAATACGATGATGGCCGTGACCCAAGAGGAATACTAAAGGCTGATATTGTTTTAATAGGTGTTTCAAGGACTTCTAAAACTCCACTTTCTCAGTATTTAGCTCATAAGCGGTTCAAAGTGGCAAATGTACCGATTGTTCCAGAAGTAGAGCCACCTGAAGAGCTTTATAAGGTCTCAGCACAAAAATGTATCGGATTACGTATCATGCCGGAGAAATTAAACAATATCCGTAAAGAAAGGTTAAAATCATTAGGCTTAAATGATGAGGCCTTTTACGCAAATATCGATCGCATTAAAGAGGAATTGAATTATTTTGATAAAGTGGTAGAGAAAATAGGCTGTAAGGTTGTGGATGTATCAAATAAGGCGGTTGAGGAAACAGCAAATATTATTGCTAATTTTATGAATAACCAAAATTAA
- a CDS encoding helix-turn-helix transcriptional regulator: MSLIELNKRQEQIVEIVKANGPITGEQIADQLNLTRATLRPDLAILTMAGYLEARPRVGYYFTGKTNTHLIMEELKGLQVKDYQSIPIVVNVNVSVYDAICMMFLEDVGTLFVVDEQSHLIGVLSRKDLLRTSIGKQELTTIPVNIIMTRMPNITVCRPEDYIIDVAQVLIEKQIDGLPVVKDTDQGLEVIGRITKTNMTKILVSFLNE, translated from the coding sequence GTGAGTCTTATAGAATTAAATAAAAGGCAAGAACAAATTGTTGAAATCGTTAAAGCTAATGGTCCAATTACAGGTGAACAAATTGCTGATCAATTGAACTTAACGAGAGCTACCCTTCGTCCGGATTTAGCTATTTTGACAATGGCTGGATATCTAGAGGCACGACCACGTGTAGGATATTATTTCACTGGTAAAACAAATACTCATTTGATTATGGAAGAGCTAAAGGGTCTTCAAGTTAAAGACTATCAGTCAATTCCAATTGTTGTAAATGTTAATGTTTCTGTTTATGATGCCATTTGTATGATGTTCCTAGAAGATGTTGGAACACTATTTGTAGTTGATGAACAATCGCACTTAATAGGAGTTCTTTCTCGAAAGGATTTACTTCGAACAAGCATTGGAAAGCAGGAACTTACGACGATCCCGGTAAACATTATCATGACACGAATGCCAAATATAACTGTTTGTAGGCCTGAAGATTATATTATAGACGTAGCTCAAGTTCTCATAGAAAAACAAATTGACGGTTTACCAGTTGTAAAAGATACAGATCAAGGTCTTGAAGTTATTGGGAGAATTACAAAAACAAATATGACGAAAATACTTGTTAGCTTTCTTAATGAATAA
- the glyS gene encoding glycine--tRNA ligase subunit beta, protein MSKKDLLLEIGLEEVPAHYVTDAMNQFADKLTKWLDEKQLSHGEVRTYSSPRRIAVFVKDVLEKQPDIEEEAKGPAKKIALDENGNWSKAAIGFTKGQGASVEDIYFKEINGVEYAHVQKFTKGIEAKTLLTEAKQLITGLTFPKNMRWGSQELRYIRPIKWLVALFGQEVIPFEITGVKTDSYTYGHRFLGEKVEIAMPSLYETVLLEQFVIANPVKRKEAISQQLSDLEQEHNWVIPVDEDLLEEVNNLVEYPTALFGKFEQEYLSLPDEVLVTTMKEHQRYFPVRSQAGELQPYFITVRNGDQNHLENVARGNEKVLRARLSDANFFYKEDQKLNIGDAVKKLDKIVFHEELGTLGEKVKRIVSLSGKLADLLQVPSNEKQDVERAASICKFDLVTHMVYEFPELQGKIGEKYARLSGETEEVSRAINEHYMPRHAEDAAPASNVGAIVALADKLDTIVGFFSIGKIPTGSQDPYALRRQASGIIQILLSKQWTIALPELFELALSFYGDKGSTEAKEELQSFFRLRLKYRLAEENIRYDLNDAVLESSILEVNSLVVRAKVLQEASVEPEFKETVEALARVMNIAKKGNNLDINEELFESEHERSLYKAYLQAVEQLNNFKTVEKIRENYVILAELKPVIIDYFDHTMVMSDDENVKANRLAQMVKLSQLIESFAKMNVILVK, encoded by the coding sequence ATGAGTAAGAAAGATTTATTATTAGAGATTGGTTTAGAAGAAGTGCCTGCACATTATGTGACAGATGCAATGAATCAATTTGCAGACAAATTAACAAAATGGCTTGATGAAAAACAATTATCACATGGCGAAGTGAGAACATATTCCTCTCCACGTCGTATAGCTGTATTTGTAAAAGATGTGCTAGAAAAACAGCCAGATATTGAAGAAGAAGCAAAAGGACCTGCTAAAAAGATTGCTCTTGATGAGAATGGCAACTGGTCAAAAGCTGCAATAGGCTTTACAAAAGGACAAGGTGCTTCTGTTGAAGATATCTACTTTAAGGAAATTAATGGCGTTGAATATGCTCATGTTCAAAAATTTACAAAAGGAATAGAAGCAAAAACATTACTAACAGAGGCTAAACAATTAATAACGGGATTAACATTCCCAAAAAACATGCGTTGGGGAAGCCAGGAATTACGATATATCCGACCAATTAAATGGCTTGTAGCCTTATTTGGACAAGAAGTGATTCCTTTTGAAATTACTGGGGTAAAAACAGATTCATATACATATGGTCATCGTTTTTTAGGAGAGAAAGTTGAAATTGCGATGCCTTCATTGTATGAAACGGTATTACTGGAACAATTCGTCATTGCAAATCCTGTAAAAAGAAAAGAAGCGATAAGTCAACAGTTGTCAGATCTCGAACAAGAACATAACTGGGTCATCCCGGTTGATGAGGACCTGTTAGAGGAAGTAAACAATCTTGTTGAATACCCAACCGCTTTGTTTGGTAAGTTTGAACAAGAATATTTATCTTTACCAGATGAAGTGTTGGTTACAACGATGAAGGAGCATCAGCGTTATTTCCCGGTAAGAAGCCAAGCCGGAGAATTACAGCCTTATTTTATTACGGTAAGAAATGGTGATCAAAACCATCTTGAAAATGTTGCAAGAGGTAATGAAAAAGTGTTACGTGCGCGCCTTTCTGATGCAAATTTCTTCTATAAAGAAGATCAGAAGCTCAATATTGGGGATGCCGTAAAAAAACTTGATAAAATTGTTTTCCATGAGGAGTTAGGAACTTTAGGAGAAAAGGTGAAACGAATTGTTAGCCTTTCTGGCAAATTAGCAGACCTACTTCAAGTACCTTCTAATGAAAAGCAAGACGTGGAAAGAGCTGCGTCTATTTGTAAGTTTGACTTGGTTACACATATGGTATATGAGTTCCCTGAGCTTCAAGGGAAAATTGGTGAAAAGTATGCGAGACTAAGTGGTGAAACGGAAGAAGTATCTAGAGCTATTAACGAACACTATATGCCGAGGCACGCTGAGGATGCAGCACCTGCTTCAAATGTTGGGGCAATTGTTGCATTAGCAGACAAATTAGACACAATTGTTGGATTTTTCTCCATTGGCAAAATCCCAACCGGGTCACAGGACCCATATGCTTTAAGAAGGCAGGCAAGCGGAATTATTCAAATTCTTTTATCGAAGCAATGGACAATTGCTTTGCCGGAGTTATTTGAGCTTGCACTATCTTTTTATGGTGATAAAGGTTCTACTGAAGCAAAAGAAGAATTACAATCATTCTTTAGACTAAGATTAAAATATCGTTTAGCTGAAGAAAACATTCGTTATGACTTAAACGATGCAGTTTTAGAATCATCTATACTTGAAGTAAATTCACTTGTTGTACGTGCTAAAGTTCTTCAAGAGGCTTCGGTTGAACCTGAATTTAAAGAAACTGTTGAAGCACTGGCTCGTGTGATGAATATTGCTAAAAAAGGGAATAACTTAGATATTAACGAAGAGTTATTTGAAAGTGAACATGAAAGATCACTTTATAAGGCATATCTTCAAGCGGTTGAACAGTTAAACAACTTTAAAACGGTAGAAAAGATCCGAGAAAATTATGTTATTTTAGCAGAATTGAAACCGGTAATTATTGATTATTTTGATCATACAATGGTTATGTCAGATGATGAAAATGTAAAGGCGAATCGTCTGGCTCAAATGGTCAAACTATCTCAATTAATAGAATCCTTTGCAAAAATGAATGTCATTTTAGTAAAGTAA